One region of Skermanella mucosa genomic DNA includes:
- a CDS encoding PAS domain S-box protein, whose translation MSFLGVLFSLAESAGLLGLILTAYTNALRRVDKRPRLRTLTCGLLFGGGAVLSMLAPIQIIPGVFIDARSIMLSLAAPFGGIPAAVLAGTIAGAYRYVWNGGVGAVAGTAGIMLCSLAGIAFVLMFRKSLGRLRTGHFLILGTMASSQVLSAFLLPSWGDAVHTVSAAGLPLAIMTIVGILLFGTMLSRERERIDSIHALRTSEARHRAIFDTAVDAITIIDHEGRLVAFNPAAERMFGYAAADVIGQNVGILIPEPDRSAHDAHLARYWKTGERRIIGVGREVQGRRRDGGVFPLDLSIAEWESGDGQRHFTGIMRDISERKRTAAELQRAKDAAEAASQAKSEFLAGLSHELRSPLNAIIGFADMTRNEVSGPLGDPSYREWANDICDSGQHLLELINEILDHAKAEAGKLTLQEDDVDLVKAVDFCTRMLEPRAKRAGLSLSSKVAAEARFVRADEKRLRQILLNLISNAVKYTPSGGQVDVVADLDAFGGLVLSVMDTGIGVAEDNLIRMFESFWRADDAGARDVEGTGLGLPLTRRLVELHGGVIQLSSVVGRGTTATVRFPRDRVMRRASRQPVRSGAVEPLDILVVEDDALIRVAAISTLEDQGHRVRGAANANEALVILRGKEPLDLLFSDIVMPPGMNGAELARLAQRLRPGLAILLTSGFAGHAVADEDGTNRGYAMIAKPYSGAELNRKILAAMQEGAGDGCPERSSRSGTAGFGPEHAMPAAYGAIM comes from the coding sequence ATGTCCTTTTTGGGTGTCCTATTTTCACTCGCCGAGAGCGCCGGCCTGCTCGGTCTGATACTGACCGCCTATACGAACGCCTTGAGGCGGGTCGACAAGCGGCCGCGATTGCGGACCCTGACCTGCGGTCTGCTGTTCGGCGGCGGCGCCGTGCTTTCGATGTTGGCGCCGATCCAGATCATTCCCGGAGTCTTCATCGATGCGCGGAGCATCATGCTCAGCCTGGCTGCTCCCTTCGGCGGTATCCCCGCCGCGGTCCTGGCCGGGACGATCGCCGGGGCTTACCGTTATGTCTGGAACGGGGGAGTCGGGGCGGTCGCCGGGACCGCCGGCATCATGCTGTGCTCCCTGGCCGGCATCGCCTTCGTCCTGATGTTCCGAAAGTCCCTCGGCCGGCTCAGGACGGGGCACTTCCTGATCCTCGGGACCATGGCGTCATCCCAGGTCCTGAGCGCCTTCCTGCTGCCGTCCTGGGGCGATGCGGTCCACACGGTCTCGGCCGCCGGGTTGCCGCTGGCGATCATGACGATCGTCGGGATCCTGCTGTTCGGCACCATGCTCTCCCGCGAGCGGGAGCGGATCGACAGCATCCACGCGCTGCGGACGAGCGAGGCCCGGCACCGGGCCATCTTCGACACCGCCGTAGATGCGATCACCATCATCGATCACGAGGGCAGACTCGTCGCGTTCAACCCGGCCGCAGAGCGCATGTTCGGCTATGCCGCGGCCGACGTGATCGGGCAGAACGTCGGCATCCTGATCCCCGAGCCGGACCGCTCGGCCCATGACGCCCATCTCGCCCGCTACTGGAAGACGGGAGAGCGACGGATCATCGGCGTCGGGCGCGAAGTGCAGGGCCGGCGCCGGGACGGCGGTGTCTTTCCGCTCGACCTCTCGATCGCCGAATGGGAGAGCGGCGACGGGCAACGTCACTTCACCGGGATCATGCGGGACATTTCGGAGCGCAAGCGCACGGCCGCGGAGCTGCAGCGGGCCAAGGACGCCGCCGAAGCCGCCAGCCAGGCCAAGAGCGAGTTCCTTGCCGGTTTGAGCCACGAGCTGCGAAGCCCGCTCAACGCCATCATCGGTTTCGCCGACATGACCCGGAACGAGGTTTCGGGGCCGCTCGGCGATCCCAGCTACCGGGAATGGGCGAACGATATCTGCGACAGTGGCCAGCACCTGCTTGAGCTGATCAACGAGATCCTCGACCACGCGAAGGCCGAGGCCGGCAAGCTGACCCTTCAGGAGGATGACGTCGACCTGGTCAAGGCCGTCGATTTCTGCACCCGGATGCTGGAGCCGCGGGCCAAGCGGGCCGGCCTGTCCCTGTCGTCCAAGGTAGCGGCCGAGGCGCGCTTTGTCCGGGCGGACGAGAAGCGGCTGCGCCAGATCCTGCTCAACCTGATCTCGAACGCTGTCAAATACACGCCGAGCGGCGGGCAGGTCGACGTCGTGGCCGACCTGGACGCTTTCGGAGGATTGGTCCTGTCGGTCATGGACACCGGCATCGGCGTCGCCGAGGACAACCTGATCCGCATGTTCGAGTCCTTCTGGCGCGCCGACGACGCGGGAGCCCGTGATGTCGAGGGGACCGGGCTGGGCCTGCCGCTGACCCGCCGTCTGGTCGAGCTGCACGGCGGCGTCATCCAGCTCAGCAGCGTGGTGGGCAGGGGAACCACCGCGACCGTCCGCTTTCCGCGGGATCGGGTCATGCGCCGAGCATCCAGGCAGCCCGTTCGGTCCGGCGCCGTCGAGCCGCTGGACATACTGGTGGTCGAAGACGATGCCCTGATCCGCGTCGCCGCCATCTCCACCCTGGAGGATCAGGGGCACCGGGTGAGGGGCGCCGCCAACGCCAACGAGGCGCTGGTGATCCTGCGGGGGAAGGAGCCCCTCGACCTGCTGTTCAGCGACATCGTCATGCCTCCCGGCATGAACGGGGCCGAGCTGGCCCGCCTGGCGCAACGCCTGCGTCCCGGCTTGGCGATCCTGCTCACCTCCGGGTTCGCCGGCCATGCGGTCGCCGACGAGGACGGCACCAACCGGGGCTACGCCATGATCGCCAAGCCCTATTCCGGCGCCGAGCTGAACCGGAAGATCCTGGCCGCGATGCAGGAAGGTGCGGGCGACGGCTGTCCTGAACGGTCTTCCCGGTCCGGTACCGCCGGGTTCGGCCCCGAGCATGCGATGCCGGCAGCCTATGGGGCGATCATGTAG
- a CDS encoding SIR2 family protein gives MVDRRAILFAGAGVSINAGLPPWRELITRMGREFGFDEGLRYGLGVDYPVLAEYYRLRQGSIGPLRSWMDRNWCVSEQRIRESKVHELIVQLDFPIIYTTNYDRNLEVAYTLYDRDFIKVINARDMAKTVQGVTQIIKFHGDFDDDQSLVITESDYFRRLSFDSPLDIKFRSDSFGKTILFIGYSMYSMHDMNIRLLLHRLWQTWKQSGYEKDRPQSFVFMIDRNPVEEAVLNQWGIRVLTEEAETADQALVSFLTKLKDGLEEARAV, from the coding sequence TTGGTAGACCGCCGTGCGATCTTGTTCGCGGGGGCGGGCGTATCGATCAACGCGGGCCTGCCGCCGTGGCGGGAGCTGATCACCCGCATGGGCAGGGAGTTCGGGTTCGACGAGGGACTGCGCTACGGCCTGGGCGTCGATTATCCGGTCCTGGCCGAGTATTATCGTCTGCGCCAGGGCAGCATCGGGCCGCTGAGGAGCTGGATGGATCGCAACTGGTGCGTGTCGGAGCAAAGGATCCGGGAATCGAAGGTCCATGAATTGATCGTGCAGCTCGATTTCCCGATCATCTATACGACCAATTACGACCGCAACCTGGAAGTCGCCTATACGCTTTACGACCGGGATTTCATCAAAGTCATAAATGCCCGTGACATGGCGAAGACCGTCCAGGGCGTCACTCAGATCATCAAGTTCCATGGCGACTTCGACGACGACCAGTCGCTGGTCATAACCGAGAGCGACTATTTCAGGCGGCTATCTTTCGATTCGCCTCTGGACATCAAGTTCCGGTCCGATTCGTTCGGCAAGACGATCCTGTTCATCGGGTACAGCATGTACAGCATGCATGACATGAACATCCGCTTGCTGCTGCACCGCCTCTGGCAGACATGGAAGCAGTCCGGCTACGAGAAGGACCGCCCGCAATCCTTCGTCTTCATGATCGACCGGAACCCGGTCGAGGAGGCGGTCCTGAACCAGTGGGGCATCCGCGTCCTGACAGAGGAGGCGGAAACGGCGGATCAGGCGCTGGTGTCGTTCCTGACCAAGCTGAAGGACGGCCTTGAAGAGGCCCGGGCCGTCTAG
- a CDS encoding sulfite exporter TauE/SafE family protein, giving the protein MDQHTVLTMIDAGLQQCGVDFGRDGGLFASLFMAGLVGGWSHCAGMCGPFVLAQVAARLEGVPASRMTEFHRLTGAAVLPYHFGRATTYAGIGAAAALLAGGIGAVPGLRWVTGALLVFAALFFLGQALDGLLGRMPAAGRGSGGGVRRWWADHVSGFAKPLFGRPTGWRGYGLGLALGFIPCGLLYGAVAAAAASGSPAAGAFGMAAFAAGTVPSLLAVGVAGHAAGRSFRGVVARVAPLIMAANAGVLGFMAWRTVA; this is encoded by the coding sequence ATGGACCAGCACACCGTATTGACCATGATCGACGCGGGCCTGCAGCAATGCGGGGTCGATTTCGGCCGCGACGGCGGGCTGTTCGCCAGCCTGTTCATGGCCGGCCTGGTCGGCGGCTGGTCCCACTGCGCCGGGATGTGCGGTCCGTTCGTTCTGGCCCAGGTGGCGGCTCGGCTCGAAGGGGTCCCCGCCAGCCGCATGACCGAGTTCCACCGGCTGACCGGCGCCGCGGTCCTGCCATACCATTTCGGACGCGCAACGACATACGCGGGGATCGGCGCGGCGGCGGCGCTGCTGGCCGGCGGCATCGGCGCCGTGCCGGGCCTGCGCTGGGTCACCGGGGCGCTGCTGGTCTTCGCGGCGTTGTTCTTCCTGGGTCAGGCGCTGGACGGTCTGCTCGGCCGGATGCCGGCAGCCGGCCGGGGCTCCGGCGGCGGGGTGCGGCGCTGGTGGGCCGATCATGTCAGCGGGTTTGCCAAACCGCTGTTCGGCCGGCCGACCGGCTGGCGCGGCTACGGCCTCGGGCTGGCGCTGGGCTTCATCCCCTGCGGGCTGCTCTATGGTGCCGTCGCGGCCGCGGCGGCCAGCGGCAGCCCCGCGGCCGGCGCCTTCGGCATGGCGGCCTTCGCCGCCGGCACGGTGCCGAGCCTGCTGGCGGTCGGGGTGGCCGGGCACGCGGCCGGGCGGAGTTTCCGCGGCGTGGTCGCCCGGGTGGCCCCGCTGATCATGGCGGCGAACGCCGGCGTGCTCGGCTTCATGGCCTGGCGCACGGTCGCCTGA
- a CDS encoding polyhydroxyalkanoate depolymerase — MLYQLYDLQHAAWYPVRLMAEATQTAFQNPFMPASYTRMGRTIAAGAELIERTTRRFGKPEFGLPTTKVDGVEVAVREVPVLRKPFCDLIHFERDTDKVHPPVLVVAPMSGHHATLLRGTVQALLPEHDVYITDWLDARKIPLSRGKFDLDDYISYLIEFMGHLGPHTHVMAVCQPTVPVLCAVSLMAQNDDPNQPASMVLMGGPIDTTAAPTVVTELAENKPLSWFERNVIQTVPAYYPGGLRQVYPGFIQLTGFMSMNLDRHVGEHVKLYQHLIQGDGDSAEQHRKFYDEYLSVMDLPAEFYLQTVENVFQKHSLPKGTMKWQGQRVDPSAIRHTAMMTVEGELDDISAPGQTRAAHQIVSGLSAEKRGDHLQKGVGHYGIFNGRRWREQIMPRVRDFMLTHDTSGRFAPPAPDQVAAE; from the coding sequence TTGCTCTACCAGCTCTATGATCTCCAGCACGCGGCCTGGTATCCCGTACGCCTCATGGCGGAGGCCACCCAGACCGCGTTCCAGAATCCGTTCATGCCGGCTTCCTACACCCGGATGGGGCGCACCATCGCCGCCGGTGCCGAGTTGATCGAGCGGACGACGCGCCGGTTCGGCAAGCCGGAGTTCGGTCTACCGACCACCAAGGTCGACGGCGTCGAGGTGGCGGTCCGGGAAGTCCCCGTGCTCCGCAAGCCGTTCTGCGACCTGATCCATTTCGAGCGGGACACCGACAAGGTGCATCCCCCCGTGCTGGTCGTGGCGCCGATGTCCGGCCACCATGCCACGCTGCTGCGCGGCACGGTCCAGGCGCTGCTGCCCGAGCACGACGTCTACATCACGGACTGGCTCGACGCGCGCAAGATCCCGCTGTCGCGCGGCAAGTTCGACCTGGACGACTATATCAGCTACCTGATCGAGTTCATGGGCCACCTGGGTCCGCATACCCACGTGATGGCGGTCTGCCAGCCGACCGTGCCGGTGCTGTGCGCGGTCTCCCTGATGGCCCAGAACGACGATCCGAATCAGCCCGCCAGCATGGTCCTGATGGGTGGCCCGATCGATACCACGGCGGCGCCGACGGTCGTGACCGAGCTGGCCGAGAACAAGCCGCTGAGCTGGTTCGAGCGCAACGTGATCCAGACCGTCCCGGCCTACTATCCCGGCGGCCTGCGCCAGGTCTATCCCGGCTTCATCCAGCTTACCGGCTTCATGTCCATGAACCTGGACCGCCATGTGGGCGAGCATGTCAAGCTGTACCAGCACCTGATCCAGGGCGACGGCGACAGTGCCGAGCAGCACCGCAAGTTCTATGACGAATACCTGTCGGTGATGGACCTGCCGGCGGAGTTCTACCTCCAGACGGTCGAGAACGTGTTCCAGAAGCACTCGCTGCCCAAGGGCACCATGAAGTGGCAGGGCCAGCGCGTCGATCCCTCGGCGATCCGGCACACCGCGATGATGACCGTCGAAGGCGAGCTGGACGACATCTCGGCCCCCGGCCAGACCCGGGCGGCGCACCAGATCGTCTCGGGCCTGTCGGCCGAGAAGCGTGGCGACCACCTGCAGAAGGGCGTCGGCCATTACGGCATCTTCAACGGCCGCCGGTGGCGGGAGCAGATCATGCCGAGGGTCCGCGACTTCATGCTGACCCACGACACTTCGGGCCGCTTCGCGCCTCCGGCGCCGGATCAGGTCGCGGCGGAGTAG
- a CDS encoding GNAT family N-acetyltransferase, translating to MSNPPVYAPFEPADLDRMTMLFRHAFASTADGVRFYMSIIGDQNFRVMRRPGGAVGTLALLDMAQYFGGRAVPCRGIAAVAVEPGERGRGTGGRMMAAMLEEARADGMPISTLYPATLPLYSKAGYGMAGDRFTYRIPFGILRGLRPDPAPQLVSPTDRAVLAGLQRERAHRTNGLLERCELMWQRVRGTAEKPLDTFLIPGDDGPEGYLTLGSRAPDRTLHVEDWVALTPRAGRAILGFLAGWHSQANIVTWGGGPEDLLLHLLPDVGGAVASWEQWMVRVTDVAGALAARGWPIGVRAELTLDVADPLLPGNAGRYRLEIADGEASVERTGEPGTGAADIELGVDALATLYTGHLSPGTLAGLGRLRASPEALATATTLFAGPRPWLADMF from the coding sequence ATGTCGAACCCTCCCGTCTACGCCCCCTTCGAGCCGGCCGATCTGGACCGGATGACGATGCTGTTCCGGCACGCCTTCGCCTCCACGGCGGACGGCGTCCGGTTCTACATGTCGATCATCGGCGACCAGAATTTCCGGGTGATGCGGCGGCCTGGCGGCGCCGTGGGCACCCTGGCCCTGCTCGACATGGCCCAGTATTTCGGCGGACGCGCCGTCCCCTGCCGGGGCATCGCCGCGGTCGCGGTGGAGCCGGGCGAGCGCGGGCGCGGCACCGGCGGCCGGATGATGGCGGCCATGCTGGAGGAGGCCCGCGCCGACGGCATGCCGATCTCGACCCTCTATCCCGCGACCCTGCCGCTCTATTCCAAGGCCGGCTACGGCATGGCCGGCGACCGCTTCACCTATCGCATCCCGTTCGGCATCCTGCGCGGCCTCCGCCCCGACCCGGCACCGCAACTGGTCTCCCCGACGGACCGCGCCGTCCTGGCCGGGCTCCAGCGGGAACGGGCGCACCGGACGAACGGGCTGCTGGAACGGTGCGAACTGATGTGGCAGCGGGTGCGCGGAACCGCCGAGAAGCCGCTGGACACCTTCCTGATCCCGGGCGACGACGGCCCCGAGGGGTACCTGACGCTGGGTTCCCGGGCACCCGACCGGACGCTCCATGTGGAGGACTGGGTCGCCCTCACTCCCCGCGCCGGGCGGGCGATCCTTGGCTTCCTCGCGGGTTGGCATTCCCAGGCCAACATCGTCACCTGGGGCGGCGGTCCGGAGGATCTGCTGCTCCACCTGCTCCCCGACGTCGGCGGCGCCGTCGCCTCGTGGGAACAATGGATGGTGCGGGTCACCGACGTGGCCGGCGCCTTGGCCGCCCGCGGCTGGCCCATCGGGGTCAGGGCCGAACTGACCCTCGACGTGGCCGATCCCCTGCTGCCCGGCAATGCCGGCCGCTACCGGCTGGAGATCGCCGACGGGGAAGCCTCGGTCGAGCGGACCGGCGAACCCGGCACCGGGGCTGCTGATATCGAACTCGGCGTCGACGCCCTGGCGACGCTCTATACCGGCCATCTCAGCCCCGGCACCCTGGCCGGCCTCGGCCGCCTCCGGGCCAGCCCCGAGGCCCTCGCCACCGCCACGACCCTGTTCGCGGGTCCGCGGCCCTGGCTGGCGGATATGTTCTGA
- a CDS encoding peroxiredoxin, translating into MEHNTTGDYHIQTALPRLNALAPAFEAETTHGRLALEDYRGTWVVLFSHPADFTPVCTTEFIEFARMAPALKERNTELLGLSIDSIYSHLAWVQAIRDKFGVEIPFPVIADGNREVASLYGMINPEESSTETSRCLFVIDDKGVLRAMIYYPLTTGRNTDEILRLIDALQTTDRHRVATPANWRPGESVIVPPPRTVEDAEARKGLGYECTDWWFCKTTVPGPGPKG; encoded by the coding sequence GTGGAACACAACACCACCGGCGACTATCACATCCAGACCGCCCTGCCGCGCCTGAACGCCCTGGCGCCCGCCTTCGAGGCAGAGACCACCCATGGACGGCTGGCGCTGGAGGACTACCGGGGGACCTGGGTCGTCCTGTTCTCCCATCCGGCCGATTTCACGCCGGTCTGCACCACCGAGTTCATCGAGTTCGCCCGCATGGCCCCGGCGCTGAAGGAACGCAACACCGAGCTGCTGGGCCTGTCCATCGACAGCATCTACAGCCATCTCGCCTGGGTCCAGGCGATCCGCGACAAGTTCGGCGTCGAGATCCCGTTCCCGGTGATCGCCGACGGCAACCGGGAGGTCGCGTCTCTCTATGGGATGATCAACCCGGAGGAAAGCTCCACCGAGACCAGCCGGTGCCTGTTCGTCATCGACGACAAGGGCGTGCTGCGCGCCATGATCTATTATCCGCTGACCACCGGCCGCAACACGGACGAGATCCTGCGCCTGATCGATGCGCTTCAGACCACGGACCGGCACAGGGTCGCCACCCCGGCCAACTGGCGGCCCGGCGAGTCCGTGATCGTCCCGCCGCCGCGCACCGTCGAGGATGCCGAGGCGCGCAAGGGCCTGGGCTACGAATGCACGGACTGGTGGTTCTGCAAGACCACCGTGCCCGGTCCCGGCCCGAAGGGCTGA
- a CDS encoding MgtC/SapB family protein: MDFAEEFRTITPLSEMAFRLLVASFCGMLLGIDREIRGKSAGLRTHMLVALSSAGTTLVTLEIFEMLKASGHTDMDPLRIVQGLAQAIGFISAGVIIQARRDVHGLTTAVNIWLCSAVGVGAGAGLHALALMVTVFAAVILTGLHFVEKWVFHRNRPD, translated from the coding sequence ATGGACTTCGCGGAGGAGTTCCGGACCATCACGCCGCTGTCGGAAATGGCGTTCCGGCTGTTGGTGGCATCCTTCTGCGGCATGCTGCTGGGCATCGACCGCGAGATCCGCGGCAAGTCGGCCGGGCTGCGGACCCATATGCTGGTGGCGCTCAGCTCGGCCGGCACGACGCTGGTCACCCTGGAGATCTTCGAGATGCTGAAGGCGTCGGGCCATACCGACATGGACCCGCTGCGCATCGTCCAGGGGCTGGCCCAGGCGATCGGCTTCATCAGCGCCGGCGTCATCATCCAGGCCCGGCGGGACGTCCACGGCCTCACCACCGCGGTCAACATCTGGCTGTGCAGCGCCGTCGGCGTCGGCGCGGGGGCGGGGCTCCACGCCCTGGCCTTGATGGTCACGGTCTTCGCCGCGGTGATCCTGACCGGGCTGCATTTCGTCGAGAAATGGGTGTTCCACCGGAACCGGCCCGATTGA
- a CDS encoding patatin-like phospholipase family protein, translating to MTSSITSGIGKPAGTALVLSGGNALGAYHGGVHEEMEARGIRPDWVAGTSVGAITAAILAGNRPEHRLERLRQYWEEAAQASFWPIPKDDAWLREFYSAAHIANALAFGRPGIYRHRFPGALSALPWLPNDVAFYDQTPLRRTLERLIDFDLLNRAETRFSFVCIDVETGEEVLFDTSRDRIHARHLLAAVALMPAFQPIEVDGRLLCDAGLGNNLPVDRVLEVPPEQDMVCFASDLHSMRGHRPKRLNAAFQRTEDLVFSGQGRRNIAGLRREYALRERYEPRGSKVTLVHVIYDAPELELAGKLFDFSPGSIRDRWAAGRRQMARALDILARRPEPEGRFSYFAVAPDPVEKASQRR from the coding sequence ATGACATCATCGATCACATCGGGAATCGGCAAACCGGCCGGGACGGCGCTCGTGCTGAGCGGCGGCAACGCGCTGGGCGCCTATCACGGCGGCGTCCATGAGGAGATGGAGGCGCGCGGCATCCGGCCCGACTGGGTGGCCGGAACCTCAGTCGGCGCCATCACGGCGGCGATTCTGGCGGGAAACCGTCCCGAGCACCGCCTGGAGCGGCTTCGCCAGTATTGGGAGGAGGCGGCGCAGGCCAGTTTCTGGCCGATTCCGAAGGATGACGCTTGGCTGCGCGAGTTCTACAGCGCCGCCCATATCGCCAACGCGCTGGCGTTCGGACGGCCCGGCATCTATCGGCACCGATTTCCAGGAGCCTTGTCCGCACTGCCCTGGCTGCCCAACGACGTTGCCTTCTATGACCAGACCCCGCTGCGCAGGACCCTGGAGCGCCTGATCGACTTCGACCTGCTGAACCGGGCCGAGACGCGGTTCTCTTTCGTTTGCATCGACGTGGAAACGGGGGAGGAGGTGCTGTTCGACACTTCCCGGGACCGCATCCATGCCCGGCATCTGCTGGCTGCCGTGGCGCTGATGCCCGCGTTCCAGCCCATCGAAGTCGACGGACGGCTTCTGTGCGATGCCGGTCTGGGAAACAACCTGCCGGTCGACCGTGTGTTGGAGGTCCCGCCGGAACAGGACATGGTTTGTTTCGCATCCGACCTTCACAGCATGCGCGGCCACCGCCCGAAGCGCCTGAACGCCGCGTTCCAGCGCACGGAGGACTTGGTGTTCTCCGGCCAGGGGAGGCGGAACATCGCGGGGCTCCGGCGCGAGTACGCGCTGCGGGAGCGGTACGAGCCCCGCGGCTCGAAGGTGACCCTGGTCCACGTGATCTACGATGCACCGGAACTGGAGCTTGCCGGCAAGCTGTTCGACTTCTCGCCGGGATCGATCCGCGACCGCTGGGCGGCGGGCCGCCGCCAGATGGCCCGGGCTCTGGACATTCTCGCCCGCCGGCCGGAACCGGAGGGACGGTTCAGCTATTTCGCGGTGGCGCCCGACCCGGTGGAAAAGGCTTCCCAGCGGCGTTAG
- a CDS encoding sulfatase-like hydrolase/transferase — protein MAPVSRVSVSRTFISTFGFLIAWAYLSLLLNMPNWTGDLFGPNHMSPSLEVAAIFGLLALASAAGGRAGRSFCVGLALAALVLAALRLADISSHMLIGRPVDLSLDLMLLPAILEVLAGSASVPELAVAAVAVPAVLAGLYFLNLLAIRTAASFLERRPNRRLFAGTLAALAVPTLFGMAPYAPLDQGATALLRWQVAQAVQASALRAEHLDRFRSDPFAGLSEDAVLAHLGRRDVYVMFFESYGETVLADPRYRSVIEPTLADFDRALAGQGFGVRSGLIESPIRGGQSWLAHGTFLSGARLGDQGLYNLMLESGRQSLAHYFRRAGYETMAVMPALSRAWPEGAFWGFDRIWSTDDMGYAGPPFGWAAIPDQYTLDFIHRQKLRQRDRPLFIEYALISSHGPWEPLPPLLEDWDAIGDGSAFDGMAPPLPAEQPAWSGMTRNYADSVDYTLKVLRDYITRYISDDALIIVLGDHQPAPLITGDGASRSVPVHVISRDPELLAPFEEWGFNPGMIPASERQPLPMERFRDRFLAAFSARETG, from the coding sequence ATGGCCCCTGTTTCCAGAGTATCTGTCTCGAGAACATTTATCTCAACCTTCGGGTTCCTGATCGCCTGGGCCTATCTCAGCCTTCTGCTGAACATGCCCAACTGGACCGGCGATCTGTTCGGTCCCAACCATATGAGCCCATCCCTGGAGGTCGCCGCGATCTTCGGCCTGCTGGCGCTGGCATCGGCCGCCGGGGGACGGGCCGGCCGGAGCTTCTGCGTGGGGCTCGCGCTGGCGGCCCTGGTCCTGGCGGCGCTGCGCCTCGCCGACATCTCCAGCCACATGCTGATCGGCCGGCCGGTCGACCTGTCGCTCGACCTGATGCTGCTGCCGGCCATCCTGGAGGTGCTGGCCGGCTCCGCCAGCGTCCCGGAACTGGCGGTCGCCGCCGTGGCGGTGCCGGCCGTCCTGGCCGGGCTGTACTTCCTGAACCTGCTGGCGATCCGGACCGCCGCGAGCTTCCTGGAACGGCGGCCGAACCGCCGGCTGTTCGCCGGGACCCTGGCGGCGCTGGCGGTTCCGACGCTGTTCGGCATGGCGCCCTATGCCCCGCTCGACCAGGGGGCCACCGCGCTGCTGCGGTGGCAGGTCGCACAGGCCGTCCAGGCGTCGGCGTTGCGGGCAGAGCATCTCGATCGCTTCAGGAGCGACCCGTTCGCCGGCCTGTCCGAAGATGCCGTGCTGGCGCATCTGGGGCGGCGGGACGTCTATGTCATGTTCTTCGAATCCTATGGCGAGACGGTACTGGCCGATCCGCGCTACCGTTCCGTGATCGAACCGACCCTGGCGGACTTCGACCGCGCCCTTGCCGGGCAAGGTTTCGGCGTTCGGTCGGGACTGATCGAGTCGCCGATCCGGGGCGGGCAGTCCTGGCTCGCCCACGGCACCTTCCTAAGCGGCGCCCGGCTCGGCGACCAGGGACTCTATAACCTGATGCTGGAGAGCGGCCGGCAGTCGCTGGCCCATTATTTCAGGCGTGCCGGCTACGAGACCATGGCCGTCATGCCGGCCCTGTCGCGGGCCTGGCCGGAAGGCGCGTTCTGGGGCTTCGACCGGATCTGGAGCACCGACGACATGGGCTATGCCGGGCCGCCCTTCGGCTGGGCGGCGATCCCCGACCAGTACACGCTCGACTTCATCCACCGGCAGAAGCTGCGGCAGCGCGACCGGCCCCTGTTCATCGAATATGCCCTGATCAGCAGCCACGGCCCGTGGGAGCCCCTTCCCCCGCTGCTGGAGGATTGGGACGCCATCGGCGACGGCTCGGCCTTCGACGGCATGGCACCGCCGCTCCCGGCCGAACAGCCCGCCTGGAGCGGCATGACCCGCAACTATGCCGACTCGGTCGATTACACCCTGAAGGTGCTGCGCGACTACATAACCAGATACATCTCGGACGATGCGCTGATCATCGTCCTGGGCGACCACCAGCCGGCCCCGCTGATCACCGGCGACGGCGCGTCGCGTTCGGTTCCGGTCCATGTCATCAGCCGGGACCCGGAACTGCTGGCCCCTTTCGAGGAATGGGGCTTCAACCCAGGCATGATTCCGGCATCGGAACGGCAGCCCTTGCCGATGGAGCGGTTCCGGGACCGCTTCCTGGCTGCGTTCAGCGCGCGGGAGACCGGCTGA
- a CDS encoding rhomboid family intramembrane serine protease, which yields MRPPYATVSIVVLCILSFMVQEFLAAPAAWDFVLGFSMIPAVVTGARLLPPDVPSLGWAFSLLSSMFLHADVGHLTGNMLFLWLFGDRIELVLGHVRYGLFYLLCGLGGAGAEILHDPASIDPVVGASGAISGLLAAAFMLHPRGWLILVLPGRRIRLPVPVYVALGGWLGIQGAEALAGNLEALVAWWSHLGGFVSGMILILPFRRFRGRSGARP from the coding sequence GTGAGGCCGCCCTACGCGACGGTCTCGATCGTCGTCCTGTGCATCCTCTCGTTCATGGTCCAGGAATTCCTGGCCGCGCCCGCGGCTTGGGACTTCGTGCTCGGTTTCTCGATGATTCCGGCCGTCGTCACCGGCGCCCGCCTGCTGCCGCCGGACGTGCCGTCGCTGGGCTGGGCCTTCAGCCTGCTGTCGTCCATGTTCCTGCACGCCGACGTCGGGCATCTGACCGGGAACATGCTGTTCCTGTGGCTGTTCGGCGACCGCATCGAGCTGGTCCTGGGCCATGTCCGCTACGGCCTGTTCTACCTGCTGTGCGGGCTGGGCGGGGCGGGCGCGGAAATCCTGCATGACCCTGCCTCGATCGATCCGGTGGTCGGGGCGAGCGGCGCGATCTCGGGCCTGCTGGCCGCCGCCTTCATGCTCCATCCCCGGGGGTGGCTGATCCTGGTCCTGCCCGGCAGGCGGATCCGCCTGCCCGTGCCGGTCTATGTGGCGCTCGGCGGCTGGCTCGGCATCCAGGGCGCGGAAGCCCTGGCCGGGAATCTGGAGGCCCTGGTCGCCTGGTGGTCGCATCTGGGCGGTTTCGTCTCCGGAATGATCCTGATCCTGCCTTTCCGGCGTTTTCGCGGGCGGTCCGGTGCCCGGCCTTGA